One genomic segment of Candidatus Nezhaarchaeota archaeon includes these proteins:
- a CDS encoding enoyl-CoA hydratase/isomerase family protein — protein sequence MVVNVEYSIEGEIAVIKLSPAPGEKVPLVTKAGMEELYEALLRADRDESVQGVIITSEGDFSGGADLRELTSLSSIDSAIRWLETYWRVLNLIRTTGKPVLAAVKGACVAGGHEIVMMCDFVLAAKSARFGQPEVRVGSTAMYAVLMLPIVIGERRARELLLTGRLISAEEAHKLGLVNEVVEDHLLMERAKQYLREVLENVSPQAFKAIKAGLRFWTDLAMLSMQLGRDLTAMVWLSEEFRERSLAFLEKRKAARRKFIGVR from the coding sequence ATGGTTGTGAATGTGGAGTACTCGATTGAAGGTGAAATTGCGGTAATAAAGTTGTCACCAGCTCCTGGCGAGAAGGTTCCTTTAGTCACGAAGGCTGGGATGGAGGAGCTCTACGAGGCTTTGCTTCGTGCCGACAGAGATGAGAGTGTTCAGGGGGTGATAATAACCTCTGAAGGTGATTTTAGCGGTGGAGCTGACCTAAGAGAGTTGACGAGCCTATCAAGTATCGATAGTGCTATTAGGTGGCTGGAGACCTATTGGAGGGTCCTAAATCTGATAAGGACGACTGGTAAGCCTGTTCTTGCAGCTGTTAAGGGGGCTTGTGTTGCTGGTGGGCACGAGATAGTTATGATGTGCGATTTCGTGTTAGCTGCTAAGTCAGCGAGGTTCGGACAACCTGAAGTTAGAGTTGGCTCAACAGCTATGTACGCTGTCTTAATGCTCCCAATAGTGATTGGTGAGAGGAGGGCTAGAGAGCTCCTATTAACCGGAAGATTGATAAGTGCTGAAGAAGCCCACAAGCTTGGGCTAGTCAATGAAGTTGTCGAAGACCATCTCCTAATGGAGAGGGCAAAGCAATACTTGAGAGAGGTCTTAGAGAATGTAAGTCCTCAAGCATTCAAGGCGATTAAGGCTGGATTAAGGTTTTGGACTGATCTAGCTATGCTGAGCATGCAGCTGGGAAGGGATCTGACCGCAATGGTCTGGCTCTCTGAGGAATTTAGGGAGAGAAGCTTAGCCTTCCTAGAGAAGAGGAAAGCTGCAAGGAGGAAGTTCATTGGGGTAAGGTGA
- a CDS encoding transcriptional regulator, whose product MNRDQIVGGGLVALSAIVIIVYLWLVFFPPFSGVDIFVLKLTGAVAIVAVFAILGWIGYTLATTPPPKPIEEIEKEIEAELKKIEESKGEVQEKVTSTESK is encoded by the coding sequence ATGAATAGAGATCAAATCGTAGGTGGAGGTCTAGTAGCTCTATCGGCCATTGTAATAATCGTCTACTTATGGTTGGTGTTCTTCCCACCATTTAGTGGAGTAGACATATTCGTCTTAAAGCTCACAGGAGCTGTTGCAATAGTCGCCGTATTTGCAATACTTGGCTGGATAGGATACACGTTAGCAACAACACCTCCACCAAAGCCGATAGAGGAGATAGAGAAGGAGATAGAAGCTGAGCTCAAGAAAATTGAGGAGTCGAAGGGTGAAGTTCAGGAGAAGGTTACTTCAACCGAGTCTAAGTAG
- a CDS encoding MBL fold metallo-hydrolase yields the protein MVNYMPVEVFEFQGVKVFRCGTLVQGQVPYWTYFYKLNDVLFDCGCPNVANEIVEAVGRVRRIFITHYHEDHVGAAPLLRAEKYAPDKSIEILRSPPEIPPYRKVVWGQPMPFNAIPVSEFRGDLDVIETPGHSFDHTSYLVGDKLFCSDLVINTKQMVTMREERCLQTIESLKKVLRYDFKYAFTGVGVSSREEVEAYLNYLVELKKKAEELYREGKSVEEIVNVLFPNPSQKVLLMELVSEKEWARENMIRSLLGLN from the coding sequence ATGGTGAACTACATGCCGGTTGAGGTCTTCGAGTTTCAAGGAGTTAAGGTGTTTAGGTGTGGAACTTTGGTGCAAGGTCAGGTCCCATATTGGACGTACTTCTACAAGCTTAACGATGTGCTCTTTGACTGTGGCTGTCCTAATGTAGCTAACGAGATAGTAGAGGCCGTGGGGAGGGTGAGGAGGATCTTCATAACTCACTACCACGAGGATCACGTAGGTGCAGCTCCACTACTAAGAGCTGAGAAGTATGCGCCTGATAAGTCAATAGAAATCCTACGTAGCCCTCCAGAAATACCGCCCTATAGGAAGGTAGTTTGGGGGCAGCCGATGCCATTCAATGCCATTCCAGTAAGCGAGTTTAGAGGTGACTTAGACGTTATAGAGACTCCTGGTCATAGCTTCGATCACACAAGCTACCTTGTCGGTGACAAGCTCTTTTGCAGCGACCTAGTAATAAACACTAAGCAGATGGTGACCATGAGGGAGGAGAGGTGCTTGCAAACCATAGAGTCGCTAAAGAAGGTTTTGAGGTACGACTTTAAGTACGCCTTCACGGGCGTTGGAGTTTCAAGCAGAGAGGAGGTTGAGGCCTACCTTAATTACCTAGTAGAGCTAAAGAAGAAGGCTGAAGAGCTGTATCGAGAGGGGAAGAGCGTAGAGGAGATAGTAAACGTGCTCTTTCCAAATCCGTCACAGAAGGTCCTCCTCATGGAGCTCGTTAGCGAGAAAGAGTGGGCTCGCGAGAACATGATCAGGTCTCTGCTGGGTCTAAATTAG
- a CDS encoding rhomboid family intramembrane serine protease, which translates to MIPLPFETRGARRPIVAWILIIANFVIFLYFYVQGPQVFNEAIRGLGMIPSHILKGERLYTLVTSMFMHGDWMHIIGNMLYLYVFGCPLEVRLGRLRFLVFYLACGLSASIIHITVETLFAEPLIIYNPYGKPDVLDPLQIPCIGASGAISGLLGAYLNFFPHSQLRLLTFFLLLPITVTLPASLFIIIWFLYQLWMGLLSIVANFFAGVAFWAHIGGFVVGWLATIAALRSTRRIRVVYHRGRIWYEIPVEAQSSPVLNAR; encoded by the coding sequence TTGATTCCACTGCCATTTGAGACTCGAGGAGCAAGGAGACCTATAGTCGCATGGATCTTGATAATCGCTAACTTCGTGATCTTCCTCTACTTCTACGTTCAAGGACCTCAAGTCTTCAACGAAGCCATCAGAGGGCTCGGCATGATCCCAAGTCATATACTTAAGGGCGAGAGGTTGTACACCTTGGTAACCTCCATGTTCATGCATGGAGATTGGATGCACATAATAGGCAACATGTTGTACCTGTACGTCTTCGGATGCCCATTGGAGGTTAGGCTCGGCAGATTGAGGTTCTTAGTCTTCTACTTAGCATGCGGCTTGTCGGCCTCTATCATTCACATAACTGTTGAGACGCTTTTCGCCGAACCGCTGATCATCTACAATCCATACGGCAAGCCTGATGTACTGGATCCTCTACAGATACCGTGCATTGGCGCTAGTGGAGCCATATCCGGGCTCCTAGGCGCGTATCTAAACTTCTTTCCTCACTCCCAACTTCGATTACTAACGTTCTTCTTGCTCCTCCCAATAACTGTTACACTTCCAGCCTCTCTATTCATAATCATCTGGTTTCTCTATCAATTGTGGATGGGGCTTCTATCAATAGTAGCTAACTTCTTTGCTGGAGTGGCCTTTTGGGCTCACATTGGAGGGTTTGTAGTTGGGTGGTTAGCAACAATAGCCGCCTTAAGGTCTACTAGGAGGATTAGGGTCGTGTACCATAGAGGTCGAATCTGGTATGAAATACCTGTTGAGGCTCAGAGCTCACCAGTACTCAATGCTCGATAA
- a CDS encoding LysE family transporter codes for MSLDFIAKVILISASGALTPGPLTAATATIGVKRGWTSGVLAALGHMIVELPLVALIGFGVLVALKEGVVSGILALAGGGFLLFFGFLTLKDALRPYSLSTSKVKASRYYENPLVIGITLSALNPFFIIWWFGVGSPLIYEALSLWSFQGIALMYLSHVWLDFAWLPIIAYLASLGRLNMKFLRFLLITLALAVLYFGVSFMKEGISSLMAMKLT; via the coding sequence TTGAGCCTCGACTTCATAGCTAAAGTCATTCTGATATCTGCTTCAGGAGCTCTGACTCCAGGTCCTTTAACAGCTGCTACAGCCACTATTGGGGTTAAGAGGGGATGGACGTCGGGGGTGTTAGCTGCCCTAGGTCATATGATTGTTGAGCTGCCGCTAGTAGCTCTAATAGGGTTTGGGGTCTTAGTAGCCCTCAAAGAGGGTGTAGTTTCAGGCATTCTAGCATTGGCTGGAGGAGGTTTCCTCCTATTCTTCGGCTTCTTAACGCTTAAAGATGCGTTAAGACCCTACTCTCTAAGTACGTCTAAGGTGAAAGCGAGCAGGTACTACGAGAACCCTCTAGTGATCGGCATCACGTTATCAGCTCTAAACCCCTTCTTCATAATCTGGTGGTTCGGGGTGGGCTCGCCCCTAATTTACGAAGCTTTAAGTCTCTGGAGCTTTCAAGGAATAGCGTTAATGTACTTGTCTCACGTGTGGCTCGACTTTGCTTGGCTACCGATAATTGCTTACCTAGCCTCCCTTGGAAGGCTCAACATGAAGTTCTTAAGGTTCCTCCTCATCACTTTAGCACTAGCTGTCCTGTACTTCGGAGTCTCGTTCATGAAGGAGGGAATTAGCTCCTTAATGGCGATGAAGTTAACTTAA
- a CDS encoding YkgJ family cysteine cluster protein → MNLVPWRKVENWFCIACGECCREFKVPLKVYEAVRLANIFGYKFLELGLGGYVLRKRADGRCVFQFHSNGKWICGIQRIKPLACKLWPFLISERPRDDSKEEAEYEFRGYTFYVYVNSFCKGIVYGRPSYVFANKVVPEFIELSLGLREEQTFSTSLLLTHKVESRSIRPLNILMPHQSLLAQNQSRVWCLQL, encoded by the coding sequence GTGAACCTTGTCCCATGGCGCAAGGTTGAGAATTGGTTTTGCATAGCATGTGGAGAGTGCTGTAGGGAGTTCAAGGTCCCCTTAAAGGTCTACGAGGCCGTGAGGTTAGCAAACATATTCGGCTACAAATTCTTAGAGCTCGGACTTGGAGGCTACGTCTTAAGGAAGAGGGCTGATGGTCGATGCGTATTCCAATTTCACAGTAACGGTAAGTGGATTTGCGGAATACAGAGAATTAAGCCTCTAGCCTGCAAACTCTGGCCTTTCTTAATCTCCGAGAGGCCACGAGACGACTCTAAGGAAGAGGCGGAGTATGAGTTCAGAGGCTATACATTCTATGTCTATGTGAACTCCTTCTGTAAGGGAATCGTTTACGGTAGGCCCTCTTACGTCTTCGCGAACAAAGTAGTACCAGAGTTCATCGAGCTAAGCCTAGGTCTTAGAGAAGAGCAGACTTTCTCGACTTCACTACTCCTAACTCATAAGGTTGAGAGCCGTAGCATTCGACCCCTCAACATCCTTATGCCACATCAAAGTTTATTAGCTCAAAATCAAAGTAGGGTGTGGTGTCTCCAGCTGTGA
- a CDS encoding nucleotidyltransferase domain-containing protein, which produces MLGGRWRLEGGYVETIEQLIFTVKGLIHPPNRVIAYLRYVIDPSGDRIREGARYKRIYSFEEQLRTIKSKYPQYLYYDYVWDVEVQSVPHERIRRTYDPSEGLTKLMKRGGTSDQLSLAAKSFAEELSSASSVDVNDMGISGSLLLSLHTSTSDIDFIVYGVNNSYKARDALRRLLSEGESFKRLDQARVRELFEFRAIETPMSYEKFVEQERRKVIQGLYKGYVYFIRFVKDLSEVGEVYGERRCKGLGSARIKALVIDDSESLFTPCTYKVKCLEVVEGRVDPAILREVTSFRGRFAEQAVRGEVIEVEGRLEEVHFRGSRYQRIVVGAVGDYMVVLD; this is translated from the coding sequence ATGTTAGGAGGAAGGTGGAGGCTTGAAGGGGGTTACGTCGAGACCATTGAACAATTGATATTCACAGTCAAAGGGCTAATTCATCCCCCCAATAGGGTCATAGCCTACTTGAGGTACGTAATAGATCCAAGTGGTGACAGGATTCGAGAGGGAGCTAGGTACAAGAGGATCTACAGTTTTGAGGAGCAGTTGAGAACGATAAAGTCGAAGTATCCTCAGTACCTCTACTACGATTATGTCTGGGACGTAGAAGTACAATCAGTACCTCATGAGAGGATTCGGAGGACCTATGATCCGAGTGAGGGCTTAACGAAGTTGATGAAAAGGGGAGGAACAAGTGATCAGCTATCCTTAGCAGCTAAGAGCTTTGCTGAGGAACTAAGCTCAGCATCCAGCGTCGATGTGAATGATATGGGGATATCTGGTTCACTGCTCCTATCACTTCACACAAGCACCTCAGACATAGACTTCATAGTCTATGGCGTAAATAACAGCTACAAGGCGAGAGATGCTTTAAGGAGACTTTTAAGTGAGGGCGAGAGCTTCAAGAGACTTGATCAAGCTCGTGTGAGAGAGCTATTTGAATTTAGAGCTATTGAGACGCCAATGAGCTACGAGAAGTTTGTAGAGCAGGAGAGGAGGAAGGTCATTCAGGGCCTCTACAAGGGTTATGTGTACTTCATCCGCTTCGTCAAGGACCTCAGCGAAGTAGGTGAAGTGTATGGTGAGAGGAGATGTAAAGGTTTGGGCTCAGCAAGGATCAAGGCTCTCGTGATCGATGACTCAGAATCACTGTTTACACCTTGCACCTATAAGGTCAAGTGCTTAGAGGTAGTGGAGGGTAGGGTTGATCCAGCCATTCTTAGAGAGGTGACGTCATTTAGGGGAAGGTTTGCTGAGCAAGCTGTTAGAGGAGAGGTAATCGAAGTGGAGGGTAGGCTCGAAGAGGTTCACTTTAGAGGGTCACGCTACCAACGTATAGTGGTTGGAGCTGTGGGAGACTACATGGTAGTGTTAGATTAA
- a CDS encoding NAD(P)/FAD-dependent oxidoreductase, with translation MSEVLCDVLVIGGGPAGLMAARYAAKQGARVLLLEAKDVLGLKPCGEGVSSSCFDTAGLQPSSDVVLEKIRGFEVYAPDETKKVRLVSEGEVQGYIIDKKAFLKKMAEVAADCGAEMLMKTMVEDVVPVTDGVIAKARGESGKLTVKAKIVIGCDGYTSIVARKFFDRSNYELIPCVQYRMKNVNLPYNDVLMFYVGNNVAPGGYAWVFPRGDKVANVGLGVRWRGPAINYLNAFVKKHQDLFEKAEIIEFGAAAVPVGGMLKSIVADKLMLCGDSAGQVIPLTGGGIHSSIAAGKIGGEVAGKAVIEGDTSLQALSEYPSRYEEPWGSRIRRSLKALRAIEKLKDEELNMLADVLTGEDVVNLANGWDLLKVAMKLMRHPTLALKVARSLF, from the coding sequence ATGAGCGAAGTTCTATGTGACGTCCTAGTGATAGGTGGCGGACCTGCTGGATTAATGGCTGCTAGATACGCGGCCAAGCAAGGAGCTAGAGTCCTACTTCTTGAAGCTAAGGACGTCCTCGGTTTGAAGCCTTGCGGGGAGGGCGTCTCATCGTCGTGCTTTGACACCGCTGGGCTCCAACCATCAAGCGACGTCGTTTTAGAGAAGATAAGAGGGTTTGAGGTCTACGCACCTGATGAGACCAAGAAGGTTAGGCTTGTGAGTGAAGGAGAGGTCCAAGGCTACATTATAGACAAGAAGGCATTCCTCAAGAAGATGGCTGAGGTGGCTGCAGATTGTGGAGCCGAGATGCTCATGAAGACTATGGTGGAGGACGTTGTGCCTGTAACTGATGGAGTTATCGCTAAAGCTCGTGGAGAAAGCGGGAAGCTGACAGTTAAAGCTAAGATAGTCATTGGGTGTGATGGCTACACGTCGATAGTAGCTAGGAAGTTCTTCGATAGAAGCAACTACGAGCTCATACCGTGCGTTCAGTACAGAATGAAGAACGTCAACCTACCCTACAACGACGTGCTCATGTTCTACGTTGGCAACAACGTTGCACCGGGAGGATATGCTTGGGTCTTCCCGAGAGGCGATAAAGTGGCTAACGTGGGCTTAGGTGTTAGATGGAGAGGACCGGCAATAAACTACTTGAATGCATTCGTTAAGAAACATCAAGATCTATTCGAGAAGGCTGAAATCATAGAGTTTGGAGCAGCAGCGGTTCCAGTCGGAGGTATGCTCAAGAGCATTGTGGCTGATAAGCTAATGCTATGCGGCGACTCAGCTGGTCAAGTAATACCGCTAACTGGTGGAGGCATACACTCATCGATAGCTGCTGGAAAGATAGGTGGTGAGGTGGCTGGCAAAGCAGTGATTGAAGGCGATACCTCACTTCAAGCTCTCTCAGAGTACCCATCCAGGTATGAGGAGCCTTGGGGCTCTAGGATAAGGAGGAGCCTCAAAGCTTTAAGAGCAATAGAGAAGCTTAAGGATGAGGAGCTGAACATGCTGGCCGACGTGCTCACGGGAGAGGACGTTGTTAACCTAGCGAATGGATGGGATTTACTGAAGGTGGCCATGAAGTTAATGAGGCACCCAACGCTAGCATTAAAGGTTGCTAGAAGCTTATTCTAG
- a CDS encoding AAA family ATPase: protein MPKIFIDKDKLSPSYIPDRLPHREAQLRTLLDLFDVESVRDIVYPKCVQVIGPTGSGKTSSCIKLGKLLEQRALRRGLNFKSIYVNLRLEGSSRFMAFKSMVEKVAFEAVSRSLSPDEVLKQFIETLKARKLVALIVMDEVDFHVRRCKETVVYDLTRLHELTFGESTNVLGVVFIARDLNWIKLLDPAERSTLGNIRVLFPPYSKSQVLDILEYRSSEALVPGAVSHEVLDFISDIAVKPPRNGDVRFALDLLLYSGVLAEEQGFDHITIDHVRSVYGKTIESMSLSDFEELSLEEKLVLLLIAKTLSSTTAPYVDLSKVEESSTMLKDLKAKVDLQVNRAVRKLHDKGFIELSGEKVGILVGPINKLIAVLEDVISREASKWTSIHSK from the coding sequence TTGCCTAAGATATTCATTGACAAGGACAAGCTCTCTCCATCCTATATACCTGATAGACTGCCACATAGGGAAGCTCAGTTAAGGACTTTGCTTGACCTCTTTGACGTGGAGAGCGTAAGGGACATCGTTTACCCCAAGTGTGTTCAAGTTATTGGTCCAACAGGTTCGGGAAAGACCTCTTCATGCATTAAGCTTGGAAAGCTCTTAGAGCAGAGAGCTTTAAGAAGAGGTTTGAACTTCAAATCTATATACGTGAACTTAAGGCTTGAAGGCTCTTCTAGGTTCATGGCCTTTAAGTCCATGGTCGAGAAGGTCGCCTTCGAGGCTGTATCTCGAAGTTTAAGCCCTGATGAGGTCTTAAAGCAGTTCATTGAGACCTTAAAGGCTAGGAAGCTCGTGGCCCTGATAGTAATGGACGAGGTGGATTTCCACGTTAGGAGGTGCAAGGAAACTGTGGTTTACGACCTAACTAGACTCCATGAACTTACATTCGGTGAGAGCACTAATGTACTGGGTGTAGTCTTCATAGCCAGGGACCTTAATTGGATCAAGCTCCTTGATCCTGCTGAGAGGTCAACGCTAGGAAACATTAGAGTCCTCTTTCCTCCATACTCGAAAAGCCAAGTTCTCGACATTCTCGAGTACAGGTCCTCTGAAGCTTTAGTTCCTGGAGCTGTGTCTCACGAAGTTCTCGACTTCATATCTGATATAGCGGTTAAACCGCCGAGGAATGGTGATGTGCGCTTTGCTCTAGATCTCCTCCTATATAGTGGAGTTTTAGCTGAAGAGCAGGGCTTCGATCACATCACTATAGACCATGTGAGGAGCGTTTATGGCAAGACTATAGAGTCGATGTCTCTGAGCGACTTCGAGGAGCTGTCATTAGAGGAGAAGCTAGTGTTGTTATTAATAGCTAAGACCCTCTCTTCAACAACGGCTCCTTATGTTGACCTGAGTAAGGTCGAAGAATCATCTACAATGCTTAAGGATCTTAAAGCCAAGGTAGATCTTCAAGTAAACAGGGCGGTAAGGAAGCTCCATGATAAGGGCTTCATCGAGTTAAGCGGTGAGAAGGTTGGGATCCTGGTAGGTCCTATAAACAAGTTGATAGCTGTGTTAGAGGACGTCATTTCGAGGGAAGCATCAAAGTGGACGAGCATCCACTCGAAGTAG
- the radA gene encoding DNA repair and recombination protein RadA: MAYDYDLTDVKGIGPATAEKLRNAGITSVEMLAITPVRTLVELAGLSEDKALELVKAARELIQIRFMKASEYLEKRKQVGFLTTGCKALDDLLMGGIETQAMTELVGEYGVGKTQLCHQLCVTVQLPKDKGGLAGSALYVDTEGTFRPERILQIAERFRLDGKRVLDNVIYARAYNSDHQMLIIEEAADVIKENNVKLIIVDSLIGHFRGEYLGRETLAIRQQRLNKHIHQLLRLADIYNLAVVVTNQVLANPEAFFGNPQKPAGGNILAHGSTYRIWLRRGKENKRIARIFDSPRHPEAEAVFTITDKGVVDVED; the protein is encoded by the coding sequence ATGGCTTACGATTATGATTTAACCGATGTGAAAGGAATAGGTCCCGCAACAGCCGAGAAGCTCAGGAATGCAGGTATAACTAGCGTTGAGATGTTAGCTATAACGCCAGTGAGGACCTTAGTTGAGCTTGCTGGTTTAAGCGAAGATAAAGCTCTAGAGCTAGTTAAGGCGGCAAGAGAGCTTATCCAAATAAGGTTCATGAAGGCCTCTGAGTACTTAGAGAAGCGAAAGCAAGTAGGTTTCCTAACAACCGGTTGCAAAGCGCTCGACGATCTCCTCATGGGGGGGATAGAGACTCAAGCTATGACTGAGCTGGTGGGCGAATATGGTGTTGGTAAGACCCAGCTCTGCCATCAACTCTGTGTAACCGTGCAGCTACCGAAGGATAAGGGGGGTCTTGCTGGATCAGCCCTCTACGTTGATACTGAGGGAACTTTCAGGCCAGAAAGGATACTTCAAATAGCTGAGAGGTTCCGCTTAGATGGCAAGCGCGTATTGGACAACGTGATATACGCTAGAGCTTACAATAGCGATCATCAAATGCTAATAATCGAAGAAGCTGCTGACGTGATTAAGGAGAACAACGTGAAGCTAATAATCGTGGACTCCCTGATAGGCCACTTTAGAGGAGAGTACTTGGGGAGAGAGACGCTAGCCATCAGGCAGCAGAGGTTAAACAAACACATCCATCAGCTCTTGAGGCTCGCAGACATATACAACTTAGCAGTTGTTGTGACCAACCAAGTCCTAGCCAATCCAGAAGCCTTCTTCGGGAACCCTCAAAAGCCCGCTGGAGGAAACATCTTAGCTCACGGATCAACATATAGGATATGGTTGAGGAGGGGGAAGGAAAATAAAAGGATAGCTAGGATCTTCGACTCACCCAGACATCCAGAGGCTGAAGCTGTCTTCACGATAACTGACAAGGGCGTAGTCGATGTTGAGGACTAA
- a CDS encoding RNA 2'-phosphotransferase, giving the protein MLPSIYKCNVCGEYIEEEEHCSLPAKRLLDSERRIKLSKLLTAILRHAPDSVGLKLSEDGWAVLSELVTKIKHHKPHYSWLSEDLIKAVATLDPKGRFELRGNFIRARYGHSKKLKVKVEYQEDQEIKTLYHGTSVSKLDAILREGIKPMSRAMVHLTPSVQDAIEVALRKGKKIVVFEIDADRLRREGFKVYKASSKVYVTSYVPPSAIRRYELITFN; this is encoded by the coding sequence TTGCTTCCATCCATCTACAAGTGCAATGTGTGTGGTGAATACATCGAGGAAGAGGAGCATTGCTCGTTGCCAGCAAAGCGCTTACTGGATTCTGAGAGGAGGATTAAGTTGAGCAAGCTGCTAACGGCGATTCTAAGGCATGCACCCGACTCTGTGGGGTTAAAGCTAAGTGAAGATGGTTGGGCAGTGCTTAGCGAGCTAGTAACGAAAATTAAGCATCACAAACCCCATTATAGCTGGTTGTCTGAGGACCTCATAAAAGCTGTTGCCACCCTAGATCCTAAAGGAAGATTCGAGCTGCGAGGGAATTTCATAAGAGCTAGGTATGGGCACTCAAAGAAGCTTAAAGTTAAGGTGGAGTACCAAGAAGATCAAGAGATAAAAACCTTGTATCACGGTACAAGCGTCTCGAAGTTAGATGCCATACTTAGAGAGGGCATTAAACCCATGAGCAGGGCAATGGTTCACTTAACGCCATCAGTTCAAGATGCCATCGAGGTAGCTTTGAGGAAAGGTAAGAAGATTGTGGTATTTGAGATAGATGCAGATAGGCTTAGGCGAGAGGGCTTCAAGGTGTATAAGGCTAGCAGCAAGGTGTATGTAACGAGCTACGTACCTCCTTCAGCGATTAGAAGGTATGAGTTAATAACCTTTAACTAA
- the sufC gene encoding Fe-S cluster assembly ATPase SufC codes for MLEIIDLHAEVGGKQILRGINLSINAGEVHVLFGPNGSGKTTLINAIIGNPAVKIVKGKVMFKGVDITQLPTPERIKMGMGVAFQHPPKIRGVRLRDLLDGMASKIGSKVDVERAAALVKMKEYLDREVNVGFSGGELKRSEILQLLVQSPELLLLDEPDSGVDVENLTVIANAINELCELNLKPSMRTRAALIITHLGYILNYVKADRAHVLFNGKIACSGKPNEILKQIMEHGFERCHECLQEQGVK; via the coding sequence TTGCTCGAAATTATTGACCTGCATGCAGAGGTTGGTGGAAAACAGATACTTAGAGGAATAAACCTCAGCATAAATGCCGGAGAAGTTCACGTGCTTTTTGGACCCAATGGATCTGGTAAGACAACCCTCATAAACGCCATAATTGGGAACCCTGCCGTCAAGATCGTCAAGGGGAAAGTAATGTTCAAGGGCGTCGACATAACTCAGTTGCCAACACCAGAAAGAATCAAGATGGGCATGGGCGTAGCCTTCCAACATCCACCCAAGATTAGAGGTGTAAGGCTACGAGACCTCTTAGATGGGATGGCTAGCAAGATTGGAAGCAAGGTGGACGTGGAGAGGGCTGCTGCTCTTGTTAAGATGAAGGAGTACTTGGATAGAGAGGTTAACGTTGGCTTTTCAGGTGGTGAACTCAAGAGATCCGAGATACTTCAGCTTCTAGTTCAATCGCCAGAGCTTCTTCTGCTAGATGAACCAGACTCCGGGGTTGACGTTGAGAACCTAACGGTCATAGCCAACGCGATAAACGAGCTCTGCGAGCTCAACTTAAAGCCGAGCATGAGGACTAGAGCTGCTCTAATAATCACCCACTTAGGGTACATCTTGAATTACGTTAAGGCTGATAGAGCCCACGTGCTCTTCAATGGCAAGATAGCTTGCTCTGGAAAGCCTAACGAGATACTGAAGCAGATAATGGAGCACGGATTTGAGAGGTGCCATGAATGCCTTCAGGAGCAAGGAGTCAAATAG